Sequence from the Erythrobacter insulae genome:
ACCTCCATCTCATTAGGTAAACCTCCGCAAGCAAATGCATCCCGGCGAGGCGACTATCGCAGCGGTATTCTTGGCGAGGGGATGGTCTCTGACGAGTTCACGCCGACTTCCGACGCAGTGCGATGAGCGCTCTGTGGCAGCTTGTACTGATTTTCCTTGCCGCTGCAGGTGCGGTCTGGTGGGCCGGGACGCGATTGCCCCGTTATGTCATCGCGCTAAGTGAGCGCACGGGGCTGGGTCAGGGGTTTGCCGGGATGCTTGTTCTTGGCGGTATTACGTCATTGCCTGAATTGGGCACGGCGACGAGCGCGGCGGCATTGGGGGCGCCCTTGCTGGCATTTAACAATATTCTCGGCAGCGCCAGCTTCAATATCCTCTTGCTTGCGGTTGCCGATATGGTGCTGGGCGCGCGCCCGCTCACTTCGGTTGTGGCAAAGCCGGCGACCTTGATTCAAGGCGTTCTCGGCATGATGCTGCTTGCTCTGGTGATCGCAGCCATTCTTTTTGGAGACAGGCTGCTTGCGGGTGCGGTGGGAATTGGATCGACGGTCATTTTCCTGTCCGGACTGCTGGCCATCAGGGTCGCCGACCGATCGGAGCGGCGCCCGATGTGGATGGTGGTCAATCCGCCGGATCAGGGCGATTCAGGCGACACGAAACGGCAGGAAATCAGCGGTCGCACAATGACAATCATGCTTGTCATGTTGTCAGCCGTCATCTTGTCAGCCGGGGCAGTTCTGGCGATGACGGCAGATGATATCGCAGCGCGCACCGGTATGGGTAAGGGGCTGGTCGGGGTGCTGTTTGTCGCCGCTGCGACATCGCTGCCCGAACTTAGCGCGATTACCGGCGCGATGCGGCGCCATCGTTATGAACTCGCAGTTGGCGAAATCTTCGGATCGAACCTGTTCAATCTGGCGATCATTTTCGCCATCGACTTGTTCGCACCCGGCCCGCCGGTGATTGAGCTGGCCGGGACGTTTGAGGCACTGGCGGGCATATTGGC
This genomic interval carries:
- a CDS encoding sodium:calcium antiporter produces the protein MSALWQLVLIFLAAAGAVWWAGTRLPRYVIALSERTGLGQGFAGMLVLGGITSLPELGTATSAAALGAPLLAFNNILGSASFNILLLAVADMVLGARPLTSVVAKPATLIQGVLGMMLLALVIAAILFGDRLLAGAVGIGSTVIFLSGLLAIRVADRSERRPMWMVVNPPDQGDSGDTKRQEISGRTMTIMLVMLSAVILSAGAVLAMTADDIAARTGMGKGLVGVLFVAAATSLPELSAITGAMRRHRYELAVGEIFGSNLFNLAIIFAIDLFAPGPPVIELAGTFEALAGILALAMTGVFVIGLIERRDRTVLRMGQDSLVAVTLYLVGLVALINLDV